The genomic segment ctgttttctctccagTGGTCAGAATGGTTCTTCCTCGCAAAATCCCAATGTCTTTGGAAATATATTGAATGTGGAACAGACtggacaaaccttccctcagttcttccaatataTCAAATTATCACTGGAtcagacttgtgttgtgcttttgtgaaatgttaaatgttatcctatctggtgtaggcttcatggtcaagaacttcattgcctccaaactcaaaaaccggccactcggaccgaattatgtccatgcgactcccccttcaaaacaagcgttgcatcaccctcatcagtgtctatgctccaaccctccaggcggaaccagcagaaaaggacaagttctacactgacctgcgcaacctcatccaacgcacccctacagccgataaggttgtcatccttggcgacttcaacgctcgcgtcggcaaagactcagaaacctggccaggaatcctgggcaagcacggcgtcggcaagtgcaatgacaatgggcgcctcctgttggagctctgcgcagaacagcggcttgtcattacaaacaccctttttcagcagagggacagccttaagactacctggatgcatccccgatccaaacactggcacctcctggactacatcctggtgcgggaaagtgacaaacgagatgtgctccataccagggtcatgcccagcgcggaatgccacactgaccactggctggttcgctgcaagctcaaccttcacttcaagccaaagcccaggaacagtaaagcccccagaaagaggttcaatgttggaaacctggagtcagacgaagcgagaggaaacttccaggcaatcctcaaagcaaagctcgacgatgcaatccgcctcacggacccgtcccctgaaaccctctgggatcagttgaagactaccatactgcaatccactgaagaggtactgggcttctcctccaggaaaaacaaggactggttcaacgaaaacagccaggaaatccaggagctgctggcaaagaagtgagctgcccaccaggctcaccttacaaagccgtcctgtccagagaagaaacaagccttctgtcgcgcatgcagccatcttcagcgcaaactccgggagatccaaaatgagtggtggacaagcctcgccaagcgaacccacctcagcgcagacattggcgacttcaggggtttctatgaggctctaaaggctgtgtacggcccctcaccccaagtccaaagcccgctgcgcagctcagacggcaaagtcctcctcagcgacaagatctccatcctcaaccgatggtcagaacacttccaatctcttttcagtgccaaccgctcagtccaagattccgccctgctccagctccctcaacagcccctaaggctagagctggatgaggtcctcacccaggatgagacatataaggcaatcgaacaactgaaaagtggcaaagcagcaggtatggatggaatccccccagaggtctggaaggctggcggcgaaactctgcatgtcaaactgcatgaggttttcaagctttgttgggaccaaggaaaactacctcaggaccttcacacacacaccaacactcacacatgcacccacatgcaaacacagacacactcaaacacagacattcacacacacacacacacacacacacacacacacacacacacacacacacacacaccaacactcacacatgcacacaggcaaacacacacacacacacacacacaccaacactcacacatgcacccacatgcaaacacagacacactcaaacacagacattcacacacacacacacacacacacacacacacacatacacacacacacacacacacactcacacacaccaacactcacacatgcaaacacagacactctcaaacacacacacacacacaccaacactcacacatgcacacaaaaacaaaggcgaaaatcagactgctcaaactacaggggaatcacgctgctctccattgcaggcaaaatcttcgctaggattatcctaaatagaataatacctagtgtcgccgagaatattctcccagaatcacagtgcggctttcgcgcaaacagaggaactactgacatggtctttgccctcagacagctccaagaaaagtgcagagaacaaaacaaaggactctacatcacctttgttgacctcaccaaagccttcgacaccatgagcaggaaagggctttggcaaatactagaatgcatcggatgccccccaaagttcctcaacatgattatccaattgcacgaaaaccaacaaggtcgggtcagatacagcaatgagctctctgaacccttctccattaacaatggcgtgaagcaaggctgtgttctcgcaccaaccctcttttcaatcttcttcagcatgatgctgaac from the Narcine bancroftii isolate sNarBan1 chromosome 14, sNarBan1.hap1, whole genome shotgun sequence genome contains:
- the LOC138749785 gene encoding craniofacial development protein 2-like isoform X4 — its product is MSMRLPLQNKRCITLISVYAPTLQAEPAEKDKFYTDLRNLIQRTPTADKVVILGDFNARVGKDSETWPGILGKHGVGKCNDNGRLLLELCAEQRLVITNTLFQQRDSLKTTWMHPRSKHWHLLDYILVRESDKRDVLHTRVMPSAECHTDHWLVRCKLNLHFKPKPRNSKAPRKRFNVGNLESDEARGNFQAILKAKLDDAIRLTDPSPETLWDQLKTTILQSTEEVLGFSSRKNKDWFNENSQEIQELLAKK